The genomic window GGGCTGGGGTGCACTGAAAcccttcccacagcccatcccaaaAGGCAGGACCTACACCCCAGGAGGACTGGATGCAGCCCAGCTGTGAgctccctgagcatccctggctCCCACAGCACGGGGCTCTGCCTCTGTCCCGGGCAGTTGTGCAGGGACTGTGCTGGGAAATCTCTCTCTGGGCAGCAATGGAGCGAGGCCAAGAGAATGGTGACAGCAAAAACCCTGCGGGTACAGCCGGGCTTGGGAAATTACAAAAATGCCACTCCATGTCAAGACAGGGGGAGAAGGGAGCCCTGGCTGGCAACCACCACCTCCTTCCACCCAAATGAGGGAATCTGGGGGTTCCCTAGATAAAATCCAAGCCTCTGCCAATTCCCAACTCTTTGCCCACAGGCACACCCAACATTGCTGCGGGAATGTGCCATGGCCCTGGGAGACGGCTGAGCAGCCCCCACGCCCCGTGGCACCTGGtgcagggctgccagcagcatctTCAGGGCCTGGCTCTGCCCGTAGCACAGGTAGCTGTGGCTGTACAGGGAGTAGTTGGTGCCGTAGAGCCGGAAGAACACGGACGTGTTCCTGTCCTCCACGGGCACCCCGGGCTGGAAGGTGATCTGCGTCGAGGCACCGCCAAGGtccagagctcccagcacctcGGTGTCCTGGGGATGTTCCCATCTCTCTGCAAATGAGAACTGgcccagcacacagcaggggtcaggctgagctgcagccactCACACTCACgctcccttccctccaggaGCTTTGGCCTCGGAAGCCCCAGAGGCACCTTCCACGTGCTCCTGGCTCCCTGTTTGACCCCTGCCTGCCCACATCCTCCTCATCCCACAGACACTTCCACGGAGCACTGAGGTGGGGCCTCTTGGCTGCTGCACATCTGCTGGGATCTAGACActtggaggagggaaaaagcaaCTCTGTCACCCGGAGGCTGACGCCGCTGCCGTATCCCTGTGATCCCAAAATCCGCCCGTGTGTCAGCACAGGACTCCACAgggccaggctgagctggaCACAAAGATCCTGTTAATCACGGTCATGGGGTTGAGTCTGCAGCCCACGACCACAGCGGGGGACATTTGCTTGGCTGCCCAGTGCCCCAACGcccccttcttccctcctctggGCATAAGGCACCCTGGCTGTCGCTCAGACAGGGACATTCTCCCcgctccccctgccctgccctctcCCCGAGCTGCACCTTGACCAGGGTCTCCAGCAGGTAGTTGACAGTGATCCAGCCAAAGGAGCCCTCCTCGCTCCCCGTCAGGATCCGAGCTCCGCGGAAATCCACAGGGTACTCCCCaatggccttggacacctcgGCAAAGACCTGCTCGGCCTTGGTGCTGTTCTCCATCCTGCCAGCAAAGGCACAAACCCCTCAGGGGCTGCAGGCCCcggctggcagctctgggagccgCGCTGGCAGCGAGAGGCTCCGGTGCCCTGCCAAGGAGCTGCTCGCAGACatctccccagcactgccctgcctgcaggtgGCTCCtgcaaaccccaaacccctcaccCGGCGCCTTGGCACTCTCCCTAAAAGCGCTCCCTAAAAGCGGGCTCTGCTGGAGCACCGGCAAAGTTCACGCCAGTCCAGCCAAGGGGCTCATCccctctggggctgctgccaggctgcGGCTGCAGAGGGCTGGGCTGTCCCCTGGGCACGGCCAGCGGCTCTCCGGGCACCCCACGGCACTGCAGACAGGGATGCTCTGCCCGTGGCCACGGCCTGGCCGGGCAGCAGCCCCGTGCCCCAGCCCGTGTGCCCCAGCGCCAGCCCCGGCTGCGGCTGCGGCGCAGGAgcgccgggcagggcgggcggtgccagcctggcagtgccggTACCTCAGCAGCCGCATGCCGGCCGTGGCCCCCAGGTACGTGGGGGTCTCCCGCTGCTGCTCGGCCGGGACGATCTTCATGGCCCTGTCCAGGCAAGGCTTCAGGCTGGCGCCGGCCCCCGCAGGGTTGTCTGCGTAGCTGGAGATGCCGGGTCCTGCCAGAGGGAAGCGGTGATGGAGGGAGCCCAGTGCCACCCgcagggacagcacagcaggGGACATGTCCACCCATTCcccagggagctctgctgggcCTGCTCAGACATACCCAGATGTCCCAGCCAttgccccagccctgccgtGTCTGGTGCAGCACAGACACCAAAATGCAAACGGCTGCCCCCGGAAGCAGTCAGGCACCACCTGAGCAGAGACACCAGATTGCTCAGGGACTCATGCAGAGCTTTGGGGAGGCCCTGTGGGCACACGAAGCTGCATGCCATGAAAGAAGGTGTGAACAGATGTTGTGGTAAGAGCCAAGGAAACTGGGGCAAGGGAGGAGCAAACTGCATGTCCAGCATCCCAAGCTGTGACGTGATGCATATCTGGACAGGACAGGCTGCAGGACCTGCATTAACTGGGGGCCAAATTCCTCACCCACCTCAGCACCCCCCAATGACTGTAGGGCTCCCTCAGGTGCAGACTGACTGTCCCCTAACCCTTTCCTGTGGTTCCTCACAGGGCAATCTCCTTTCAGCCCAGAGCAGGCTGAAAGACTTGGATCAGCAATGGTGCTGTGAGTTTGGGGCAGCGACCCAGGAGGCTGGGCATGGAGAGGGAGGACAGATCCTGGCACACTCACCGGACACATAGCAGGCCTCCACCTGGGAGACGATGCCGGTGCCGTTCTCCTTGTCCGCGGGCCACCGGTAGATGTAGAGGGACGTGTGTGTGGAGCCAGCGTCAAACACCAGACCGTACTGGGGAGGCACAGGGGACACGGGGTCACAGCTGGCTCGGGGCCACACCAAGTGCCACGGGGGTTTCTGAGAgcttctgctcctgcttcccctgtGTGACCGTGGGCAGCAGAGGTTTGCTCGTCCAGCCTCCCTTTAGCAGCCCTGCTCCACCTCTAACAGCCCCGGTTTCGCCTCTCCAGCGAGTTACAGCTCAGGAAAGACGCGCAGGTCAGCGGGGTGAGTCGCAGAGCAGGGAGGCATCCGGGCATGTCCCAAAGGGCTCAGGCTGCTCCCAGGCCTTTAGCAAATCTCACAAAACCTGACATATTTTAGCAgaccagcagcagaaagcagcaggggagagaaGTGTAAACCCAACAGGTGACCTGGGTGTCTGTAAACAGGGAAGAGAGTGCCTgtgggggcagctggagcagccgTGGGGAGAAGGCTGCACTTCTCTCTCCCATCCTTAGCAAGCAGCCAGGACCGTGGTTTGGGGGAGGCTGATCTGCCCAGCGCCACCTTGATGAGGTTAAGTCCTGGAAAGCTGGGCTCGTTATGGGGAAACTTGCAAGCTGAGAGGAAGGCAGGGCTGATGGCAGAATGAGAGGTGGAAAGGGGCTGGTGGCATTCCCAGGCTACCCCAGGTCTCACTGGACACCTACTTTGAACCTGGTAGGAACGACAGCATCCTTCGCCGGGATCAGGACCAGGACGAAGACGGCCACCGTCAGCAGTCCCAGCACGGCCAGCCAGCCCCGGCCCACCGCCCTGAGCAGGCGCGGCGACATTGATGGTCTTTGGGGAGGtctgtgggaagggatggatttgggaggGGTCACTGGGGAGGGAGGGTCTTTGGGAGGTTTGCGGGGGGCGTGGTCTTTAGGAGGAGGGTCTGCAGagaagggctgtggggaggggtgGCTTTGGGAGGAGGGTCCGAGGGGTGGGAGGGTCTTTGggaggagggtttggggggaggGATGGTCTTTGGGAGGCGGGTCTTGGGGCGGGATGGTCTTTGGGAGGATCTAGGGGACGGGGAATCTTTGGGAGGGTCTGTGGGAAGGGATGGTTTTGGGAGGGTCTGCGAGGAGGGAGGGGCTTTGTCAGGGCAGCCCCAACCCGCCTGCCCGTGCCCCGAGCCTCCGGCCCCTCCGGAGTCCCCTTCTCTCGGCACCTCGGGGTCCCCCCACCCCCTGACTGACCCCCTGGGACACGAGGCGGGCGGCTGGGAGACCATGAGCTTGTCTGGCCCCGAGCCGCCGGGAAGGGGCAGGGGCGAAGCTCCCGCCTGCCGCAGTCCGGCCGTCCCGTACCTGCGCCCGGAGCCCTGTCCGTCCCTCCGTGGGGCGGCGATCGGGGCACAGCCCGttccccgccggccccgggcccggcccgccccAGCCGAGCAGAGCGAAGCGAAAGCGGAGCGGAGCCGCTCTCGGACGTCCGGGACAGCCCCGGCCGGGGCGGGCTCTGGGCGCTGCCGCGGGCGGAGAGAGCGGGGGAGCTCGGGGCTGCCGCTGCCCGCACCGGACACCCGGCCACGGGGCTCTGGCCATGGGCAGGTCCTGGCCATGGGGACAGACGGGACCCTGGCAATGGGGATGGCTCCCTAGCCGTGGGGACAGTTCCGTCCCTGACCGTGGGGATGGATCCCACGTGGatggctgtggggacagcacCTGCCAGGTCCTTCCTGTTTCAGTCCCGAGCCCcgctgccagcctggctctgcctgcagcaggacagtggGGGTCCGGCAGAGCCGGGTGACAGCAGGGTGACAGCAGGGTGACAGGGCAGGCTCGGCCCCTCGCGGTGTGCTTGTGCCGCAGGTCTGGCAGGGGTGTCTGGGGACTCCCggagctcagctgctgccccgTCCCGGCGCCAGGGACTCGCAGGCTCCCGGGGCAGCGGCTGCCTGGGTCTatccccttgctgatccccgCTCCCGGGCTGAGCGCGCCAGGTTGTGCCGCTCCTCCAGCAGCTAAATGGTTAAGCCCGGATGCTCTTTCCACCCCGgctctccagccccagccccgctgccgcccggACCAGCGCTCTCCTGGGCAGGTTGCTGGTCCGGGGCCAAGGGGAGGGCCACGCCGGCGGGCAGCCTTTGTCCCAGGAGCGGGCTCCCGGCTCCAGGTACGCGCTGACTCCGGGGCGAGCGCTGCGGGGCCGCAGCGGCGGCCGGAGCCGCCGGGGTGAGCGGGGCAGGCGCCGGGGGCAGCCCGGACCGGGGCTGCTGCCCCTCgatggagctgggctgggagcgggCCCTGGGCAGCAGCGGGGCCGGCGCTGGGGAGAAACGCGGTCCGTGGGCTGGTGGGGCTGGACGAGAGGGCTGGACGGCCACTCGCCGTACGAGGTGCCCAGgtgcaggggacagaggggcatggaggggacagggaccaggCATGGAGGGCACTGCCAAGCCCCAGCGCTGGCGGGAGGTGGgatgcagggagctgctctgcctggcaagAATGCTCCTGGCACCCACTGTCACCCTCTTAGAACCTTCAGAGTCCTTTCGACTTTCAAATCCCAAATGTGCCCAGTGGGAAGTCAGCCCCCCATTGTCCTGAGCAGCAGGCAGTTTAGATCCAGCAGTGGCTCTGACCCTTTTGTCCCAATTTTTGAggccctgctccctgtgcacGAGGGATGCTGCAAGTGAGGGATGTCCCACAGGTGTTTGTCAAGCCCTTTGTCATGCCCAGCCCTACACAAACAAGTGCAGCCCTGGGCCAGGTTTGGACTGGCACTGTGCAGCATCGTgcttcctctgcagctctggaggcATCAGCACcaccttcctgccctgctgctgcctggac from Corvus moneduloides isolate bCorMon1 chromosome 21, bCorMon1.pri, whole genome shotgun sequence includes these protein-coding regions:
- the LOC116454209 gene encoding ectonucleoside triphosphate diphosphohydrolase 8-like isoform X2, giving the protein MSPRLLRAVGRGWLAVLGLLTVAVFVLVLIPAKDAVVPTRFKYGLVFDAGSTHTSLYIYRWPADKENGTGIVSQVEACYVSGPGISSYADNPAGAGASLKPCLDRAMKIVPAEQQRETPTYLGATAGMRLLRMENSTKAEQVFAEVSKAIGEYPVDFRGARILTGSEEGSFGWITVNYLLETLVKFSFAERWEHPQDTEVLGALDLGGASTQITFQPGVPVEDRNTSVFFRLYGTNYSLYSHSYLCYGQSQALKMLLAALHQASSSAQISHPCYPRGYQENITVAELYDSPCAFSGFYHTLHFLNLTGGQSLSSVNATIAQICSSSWEQLQLLFPTASRTQLRDACTASSYSLTLLLQGYKFSHTTWPSIHFVQQVANTDVGWTLGYMLNLTNMIPSEPPAAVTGLPSCSWIAATVLLAIMLILTFCLLAATCCQKNSSGYEHL
- the LOC116454209 gene encoding ectonucleoside triphosphate diphosphohydrolase 8-like isoform X1; translation: MSPRLLRAVGRGWLAVLGLLTVAVFVLVLIPAKDAVVPTRFKYGLVFDAGSTHTSLYIYRWPADKENGTGIVSQVEACYVSGPGISSYADNPAGAGASLKPCLDRAMKIVPAEQQRETPTYLGATAGMRLLRMENSTKAEQVFAEVSKAIGEYPVDFRGARILTGSEEGSFGWITVNYLLETLVKFSFAERWEHPQDTEVLGALDLGGASTQITFQPGVPVEDRNTSVFFRLYGTNYSLYSHSYLCYGQSQALKMLLAALHQASSSAQISHPCYPRGYQENITVAELYDSPCVRAPSSASPALVLTVTGTGDPAACGTAVQRLFNFSCGAQWPCGFNGVYQPPVRGQFFAFSGFYHTLHFLNLTGGQSLSSVNATIAQICSSSWEQLQLLFPTASRTQLRDACTASSYSLTLLLQGYKFSHTTWPSIHFVQQVANTDVGWTLGYMLNLTNMIPSEPPAAVTGLPSCSWIAATVLLAIMLILTFCLLAATCCQKNSSGYEHL